Proteins from one Chroococcidiopsis sp. CCMEE 29 genomic window:
- a CDS encoding TetR/AcrR family transcriptional regulator, protein MSRGPDKQFDCEVALSKAMDVFWARGFEAASLSELLEQMGIGRKSLYDTFGNKRSLFIKALEYYACTQIKSMREQLLAPGSPLTNLERVLQDLLQVHSQPGSKGCMLGTNIADFDTSEAEIASLLRHYLQQTEDAYYMVISRAQKAGEISSTANPRDLARMLLCTTQGMALLGRVQENETLLQGTVEATISLLKTS, encoded by the coding sequence ATGAGTCGAGGTCCTGATAAGCAGTTTGATTGTGAAGTCGCTCTCTCAAAAGCGATGGATGTATTTTGGGCACGAGGGTTTGAGGCGGCAAGTCTCTCTGAGTTGCTCGAACAAATGGGCATTGGTCGAAAGAGTCTCTATGACACCTTCGGCAACAAGCGATCGCTTTTCATCAAAGCACTAGAATACTATGCCTGTACGCAGATCAAGTCTATGCGAGAGCAGCTATTAGCTCCAGGGTCACCACTGACCAATCTTGAGCGAGTCCTTCAAGACTTGCTGCAAGTGCATTCCCAGCCTGGAAGTAAGGGGTGTATGTTGGGTACAAACATCGCTGATTTTGACACAAGTGAAGCGGAGATTGCGTCACTCTTGCGGCACTATCTGCAACAGACGGAGGATGCCTATTACATGGTTATCTCTCGTGCTCAAAAAGCAGGCGAAATCAGTTCAACAGCAAATCCTCGTGATTTGGCTCGGATGCTGCTTTGCACTACTCAGGGAATGGCTTTGTTGGGTCGGGTTCAGGAAAACGAAACCCTGTTACAGGGCACAGTTGAGGCAACAATTTCACTGCTCAAAACCAGCTAG
- a CDS encoding glycosyltransferase codes for MGKINPHNLKTLLLLLVWLFIGTALRLTNLAAKSPWTDEFSTLVFSLGNSFRLIPLNQAIALDALLQPLQPNPDAGVTEVLQHLLTESNHPPLYFMLTHWWMQLWQPDAVGLASIWAARSLSALFGAASILAIYGLGWLAFRSQRVGQLAAAIMAVSPYGIFLAQEARHYTLAILWVIASLAYVVIAARHIHRRTPLPGWIILSWIGINILGISTHYFFSLTLCAEAMVLIALRWYERGAGQQERNPNSKLQHFLTPPFPWWQIYIVAMATLIGGLFWLPIFLQNTYGGDLTEWIQSGDRIGLAWLNPIFQALAAWITMLSLLPVEAAALPVVIASGAVMIIFFLWAVPILYRGFRTQLKQPATRLMTQVFTGVVLGAIALFFFFTYAFGIDLTRGARYNFVYFPAVVVLLGASLAVYWNISPQLSNFLAKRKKFFLASGKIAVALIWLMGLVSAVTVVCNLGYQKYYRPDLLVQQMQKVSHVPILIATTHKTHVQIGEMMGIAREFKLSHSSAMPQFLLAHQDPNIKTSTLTLQKTLNQLPQPLDLWLVNFYAPAEIKSCVAHSQPLPLVNGYNYQLYHCSDQ; via the coding sequence TTGGGAAAAATCAATCCCCACAACCTCAAAACTTTGTTGCTGCTACTGGTATGGCTGTTCATTGGCACCGCCTTACGTCTGACTAATTTGGCGGCAAAGTCTCCTTGGACCGATGAGTTTTCTACGCTGGTATTTAGCTTGGGCAATAGTTTTAGACTTATACCGCTGAATCAAGCGATCGCACTTGATGCCCTGCTACAACCGCTGCAACCAAACCCAGATGCTGGAGTAACAGAGGTGCTTCAGCACTTGCTCACAGAAAGTAACCATCCGCCACTTTATTTCATGCTAACTCACTGGTGGATGCAACTCTGGCAACCTGATGCAGTCGGTTTAGCTTCAATTTGGGCAGCGCGATCACTAAGCGCTCTATTCGGTGCCGCCTCGATTCTGGCTATTTACGGCTTAGGCTGGCTTGCCTTTCGCTCCCAGCGAGTAGGTCAGTTAGCAGCGGCAATCATGGCTGTCTCTCCTTATGGCATCTTTCTCGCCCAAGAAGCGCGTCATTATACGTTGGCAATTTTGTGGGTGATTGCTTCCCTTGCCTATGTAGTCATTGCCGCACGTCACATCCACCGCCGGACACCCTTACCTGGTTGGATAATCCTTAGCTGGATCGGAATTAATATTCTTGGTATTTCTACACATTACTTTTTCAGCCTCACCCTCTGCGCCGAAGCAATGGTTTTGATCGCTCTCCGATGGTATGAAAGAGGCGCAGGGCAGCAGGAGAGAAATCCAAACTCCAAACTCCAACATTTTCTCACCCCTCCCTTCCCCTGGTGGCAAATTTACATTGTCGCCATGGCAACCCTAATAGGGGGGCTATTCTGGCTACCCATTTTTTTGCAGAACACCTATGGGGGTGATTTGACTGAGTGGATTCAAAGTGGCGATCGCATCGGGTTGGCTTGGCTCAACCCAATTTTTCAAGCCTTGGCAGCTTGGATTACAATGCTTTCTCTACTTCCAGTAGAAGCTGCGGCACTACCAGTAGTGATTGCATCTGGTGCTGTGATGATTATCTTCTTCCTCTGGGCGGTGCCTATTCTTTATCGTGGCTTCAGAACCCAGCTGAAGCAACCAGCAACTCGTTTGATGACTCAGGTATTTACTGGAGTGGTGCTGGGAGCGATCGCCTTATTCTTTTTCTTTACCTACGCTTTTGGTATTGACCTCACACGGGGCGCTCGATATAACTTTGTCTACTTCCCAGCCGTCGTCGTCTTACTAGGAGCAAGCCTTGCAGTTTATTGGAACATTTCTCCTCAACTTTCTAATTTCCTGGCAAAAAGAAAAAAGTTTTTCCTTGCATCGGGGAAAATCGCTGTTGCACTAATTTGGTTGATGGGGCTGGTAAGCGCAGTAACAGTAGTCTGTAATCTCGGCTATCAGAAATACTACCGTCCTGACCTTTTAGTACAGCAGATGCAAAAGGTTTCTCATGTGCCGATATTGATTGCTACAACCCACAAAACTCATGTGCAAATTGGGGAAATGATGGGGATAGCCAGGGAATTCAAACTTTCCCATTCATCAGCTATGCCCCAGTTTCTTCTTGCTCATCAAGACCCAAATATCAAAACCTCAACACTCACCCTACAAAAAACGTTGAATCAGCTGCCCCAACCTCTGGATTTGTGGTTAGTGAACTTCTACGCCCCAGCAGAAATCAAAAGCTGTGTTGCTCACTCCCAGCCTTTACCATTGGTGAACGGATATAATTACCAGCTTTACCACTGTAGCGATCAATAA
- the phoU gene encoding phosphate signaling complex protein PhoU, whose translation MNSVVYHSNPEPSHFDRRLKRVERDILRMGALVEHSFRLSHQALFARNLAAAEELPLLDKQIDQFYRQIELECAGLLTSQGPAAKDLRLLSAFMQLVRDLERIGDYAEDLAEIAIKLFPYPPHACLPQVEIMSHHAQAMLAASLIALADLDAQAGREIKRLDDAVDTAYETLYQTLATERDIKGVVEPILLLVLVIRHLERMADHATNIGQRVAYIVTGQRS comes from the coding sequence GTGAATTCTGTCGTTTACCATTCAAACCCTGAACCCTCTCATTTTGACCGTCGCCTCAAGCGGGTAGAACGGGACATCTTACGCATGGGAGCGTTAGTTGAACACTCGTTTCGTCTCAGCCATCAAGCGCTATTCGCCCGCAACTTGGCAGCGGCTGAGGAACTTCCCTTACTAGATAAACAAATCGATCAGTTTTATCGGCAAATTGAATTGGAATGTGCGGGACTGCTGACCTCGCAAGGACCAGCGGCAAAAGATTTGCGCTTGCTAAGTGCCTTTATGCAACTCGTGCGAGACTTAGAGCGCATTGGAGATTATGCCGAGGATTTAGCGGAAATTGCAATTAAACTTTTTCCCTATCCACCTCATGCATGTTTACCGCAAGTTGAGATCATGTCTCATCATGCCCAAGCAATGCTGGCAGCAAGTCTAATAGCACTAGCTGACTTAGATGCTCAAGCTGGAAGAGAGATAAAGCGGCTGGATGATGCTGTAGACACTGCTTATGAAACACTCTACCAAACCTTGGCTACAGAAAGGGATATCAAAGGAGTGGTGGAGCCAATTCTCTTACTGGTGTTGGTGATTCGTCACCTAGAGCGAATGGCGGATCACGCCACCAATATTGGTCAACGAGTAGCCTACATCGTTACAGGCCAACGCTCTTAA
- a CDS encoding iron uptake porin: protein MSKLFWNTLKLSPILLGATLLLASRTQAAETTVVEVAPTGKSALIAELRQLDAKPVQVAQTPVESTTSQTSQNTQAPAALEQTPSVSQLSNPAPDAMAQVTSVTQLTDVQPTDWAFQALQSLVERYGVIAGYPDGTFRGNRALTRYEFAAGLNAALDRVNELIAAGTADLIRREDLATLQRLQEEFAAELATLRGRVDTLEARTAELEANQFSTTTKLVGEVIAAVADVFGDQRAVPSNPATPGAAIPPAGEEDVSTILGYRARLNFDTSFTGEDLLRTRLQARNITPFNVGLTGTNMTRLGFDGDTENEVELDDFFYRFSLGDFASVKINFVNGEFNDDVYTFSPFESSGRGAISRFGRFNPIYRAGEGGAGITVNLNPEGAISLSLGYLSPEASDPTAGAGLFNGDYAALGQLSFRPNDAINIGLTYVHSYYGGGTGFTGATGSGFANNPFNNLPTSSNQYGVEASFRLGDRLTVGGWGGLTYATVENGAASPLVNTGDSAEIFNWAATLALQDFGREGSLFGIIFGQPPKLGANNFATGAIREDDGTTYHLEALYRFPLTDNIELTPGVIVLFNPEHNDNNDNIYVGTLRTTFRF, encoded by the coding sequence ATGTCAAAACTTTTCTGGAATACTCTAAAACTGAGTCCAATCCTGCTAGGTGCTACCTTGCTCTTAGCAAGCCGTACCCAAGCTGCTGAAACAACCGTAGTGGAAGTAGCGCCAACTGGAAAGAGCGCATTAATTGCTGAACTGAGGCAGCTGGATGCCAAGCCAGTGCAAGTTGCCCAAACTCCAGTTGAAAGCACTACCAGCCAAACCAGCCAGAATACTCAAGCGCCGGCTGCACTAGAGCAGACACCATCTGTTTCTCAGCTGTCTAACCCAGCGCCAGATGCAATGGCTCAGGTAACATCCGTTACCCAGTTGACGGACGTGCAGCCAACAGATTGGGCATTCCAAGCGCTGCAATCTCTAGTAGAGCGCTACGGTGTGATTGCTGGGTATCCGGATGGAACATTCCGAGGAAACCGGGCACTAACCCGCTACGAGTTTGCCGCTGGTTTGAATGCTGCCCTTGACCGGGTGAATGAGCTAATTGCCGCTGGTACTGCTGACTTGATTCGCCGCGAAGACTTAGCTACCCTGCAACGGCTACAAGAAGAATTTGCAGCGGAACTCGCTACTCTGCGCGGTCGTGTCGATACCCTGGAAGCCCGCACAGCTGAATTAGAAGCAAACCAGTTCTCTACTACCACCAAGCTGGTTGGAGAAGTAATCGCTGCTGTGGCTGATGTCTTCGGCGATCAACGGGCTGTTCCCTCTAATCCGGCTACTCCTGGCGCTGCAATTCCTCCAGCTGGCGAGGAAGATGTCAGCACTATTCTTGGATATCGGGCTCGCCTCAACTTTGACACCAGCTTTACTGGTGAAGACCTATTACGCACCCGCTTGCAGGCTCGAAATATCACTCCATTTAATGTCGGCCTCACTGGCACGAATATGACCCGTTTGGGTTTTGACGGCGACACTGAAAATGAGGTTGAACTTGATGACTTCTTTTATCGTTTTTCTCTAGGCGATTTCGCTAGTGTCAAAATTAATTTCGTCAATGGTGAGTTTAACGACGACGTTTACACTTTCAGTCCGTTTGAAAGCAGTGGTCGTGGTGCCATTTCTCGCTTTGGGCGATTCAACCCCATTTATCGCGCGGGTGAAGGCGGTGCTGGCATCACAGTCAACCTCAATCCTGAAGGAGCAATCAGTCTATCGTTGGGTTATCTCTCGCCCGAGGCTAGCGATCCCACTGCGGGTGCTGGTTTATTCAACGGTGACTATGCAGCCTTAGGTCAGTTGTCTTTCCGCCCCAACGATGCCATTAATATCGGTCTGACCTATGTTCATTCCTACTATGGTGGTGGAACCGGTTTTACAGGAGCTACAGGTAGCGGCTTTGCTAACAATCCATTTAATAACTTGCCGACTTCATCCAACCAATATGGTGTAGAAGCTAGCTTCCGGCTTGGTGATAGGCTGACTGTTGGCGGTTGGGGCGGTTTGACCTATGCCACAGTTGAGAATGGAGCTGCGTCTCCACTCGTAAACACAGGAGATTCTGCCGAGATTTTCAACTGGGCAGCAACCTTGGCTTTGCAAGACTTTGGCAGAGAAGGTAGTCTATTTGGTATCATCTTCGGTCAACCGCCTAAACTGGGTGCCAACAACTTTGCTACAGGTGCCATCCGGGAAGATGATGGCACAACATATCATCTAGAGGCGCTCTACCGCTTCCCGCTAACTGACAATATTGAACTCACTCCTGGAGTGATTGTTCTGTTTAATCCAGAACACAACGACAACAACGACAACATCTACGTCGGAACTCTACGAACCACCTTCAGGTTCTAG
- a CDS encoding TMEM165/GDT1 family protein produces the protein MLQSFTAALLLITVSELGDKTFFIAVILSMRYSRQLVFAGVAVALVIMTLISVIAGQAAALLPQAYIFYAEIALFIFFGVKLLYEASRMPPKANREATTAVVEVESKSTSKKTKLAICLEAFVLTFLAEWGDRTQIATLVLAASGNVYGVSAGAILGHATCTGIAVIGGRLLAGRISERLMTGLGGLLFLIFATVAWVKGP, from the coding sequence GTGCTACAAAGTTTCACTGCCGCTTTACTGCTAATTACGGTCTCAGAACTAGGCGATAAAACCTTTTTTATTGCTGTTATTCTTTCTATGCGTTATTCCCGGCAGTTAGTGTTTGCGGGGGTTGCGGTAGCTTTGGTCATAATGACTCTGATATCTGTTATAGCGGGACAAGCTGCAGCTTTATTGCCACAGGCTTACATTTTCTATGCGGAAATTGCCTTATTTATTTTCTTTGGTGTAAAGTTGCTCTACGAAGCTAGTCGGATGCCACCCAAAGCAAATAGGGAAGCTACAACTGCTGTTGTTGAAGTCGAGTCAAAATCAACCTCAAAGAAAACAAAGCTAGCAATTTGCCTGGAGGCATTTGTCCTCACCTTTCTTGCCGAGTGGGGCGATCGCACTCAGATCGCTACTCTAGTTCTAGCCGCATCCGGTAATGTATATGGAGTGAGTGCGGGAGCGATTCTTGGTCATGCAACTTGTACTGGCATTGCTGTGATAGGTGGGCGATTACTAGCTGGACGAATTTCCGAGCGGTTGATGACAGGACTAGGCGGTTTGCTTTTCCTGATTTTTGCTACAGTCGCATGGGTAAAAGGACCATAG
- a CDS encoding HAMP domain-containing sensor histidine kinase translates to MALLAFFLGLGIGIGFWLWQRTQFQGKLRHLLRMVQTDTSEISLSLLSRLRREISLQQQQRQELQNQLEIWQQLLQVAPLGYLQVDEENQLLWCNQQAQQLLGLQKWEPRQVRLLLELVRSYELDQLIEQTRERQQPEVQEWVFHPASADAAAIGGLRSLNLRAFSWPLPAGQVGVFLENRQPLVELTQARDRLVSDLAHELRTPLTSIRLVVETLQQQLEPSTRRWVDRLVPEVDRLINLVQTWLELSQLEVDPSRKLNFQPVEVRSLINSVWQTLEPLARQHQLSLTYSGPETVWLSADKSRLTQVFLNLLDNAIKYTYPQGTIRVEVNLSPAEATPQQVQINIIDSGPGFPESDLPHVFERFYRGDPARTRQPASLSNSEASPENTGSGLGLAIVRQIVLAHNGTVKAMNHPETGGAWLQVELPAAMANFSN, encoded by the coding sequence ATGGCTCTGCTGGCATTTTTTCTTGGCCTGGGGATAGGAATTGGGTTTTGGCTTTGGCAACGTACCCAATTCCAGGGAAAACTGCGGCATTTACTCCGGATGGTGCAGACCGATACCTCGGAAATCTCCTTGTCACTGCTTTCACGGTTGCGACGAGAGATTAGCCTACAACAGCAGCAACGCCAGGAACTACAGAACCAGTTGGAAATCTGGCAACAACTGCTGCAAGTTGCACCACTAGGATATTTACAGGTTGATGAAGAAAATCAACTGCTATGGTGTAATCAACAGGCGCAGCAGCTACTGGGTTTGCAAAAATGGGAGCCACGACAGGTACGCTTGCTACTGGAGTTGGTGCGCTCTTATGAACTTGACCAGTTGATTGAACAAACTCGGGAGCGGCAGCAGCCAGAGGTGCAAGAGTGGGTATTTCACCCAGCTAGTGCAGATGCAGCAGCGATAGGTGGACTGCGATCGCTCAATTTACGGGCATTTAGCTGGCCTTTACCAGCAGGACAAGTTGGAGTATTTCTGGAAAATCGCCAACCTCTAGTTGAGCTGACGCAAGCACGCGATCGCTTGGTTTCCGATTTAGCTCATGAATTAAGAACTCCGCTAACCTCAATTCGGTTAGTCGTGGAAACCTTGCAGCAGCAGCTAGAGCCCTCAACCCGGCGCTGGGTTGATCGGCTTGTGCCTGAAGTTGACCGACTGATTAACTTAGTGCAAACCTGGCTGGAACTGAGTCAGTTGGAAGTAGATCCCAGCAGAAAGCTTAATTTCCAACCAGTGGAGGTGCGATCGCTGATCAACTCTGTTTGGCAGACCCTAGAGCCTTTGGCGCGGCAGCATCAATTGAGTCTTACCTATTCTGGTCCAGAAACCGTGTGGCTCAGTGCAGACAAATCCCGTCTCACCCAAGTTTTTCTCAATTTGCTGGATAACGCTATCAAATATACCTATCCGCAGGGAACGATTCGCGTTGAAGTCAATCTGAGTCCTGCTGAAGCTACTCCTCAGCAAGTGCAAATTAATATTATTGACTCGGGTCCTGGTTTTCCAGAATCGGATTTACCCCATGTTTTTGAGCGATTCTATCGGGGAGATCCAGCAAGGACAAGGCAGCCAGCATCCCTGAGTAATTCAGAAGCTTCACCAGAAAATACGGGTAGCGGCTTAGGTTTAGCGATCGTCCGGCAAATTGTTCTAGCTCATAATGGCACAGTTAAAGCCATGAACCATCCTGAAACTGGCGGTGCTTGGCTACAAGTTGAACTGCCAGCCGCAATGGCAAACTTTAGTAACTGA
- a CDS encoding DUF3318 domain-containing protein has product MEPTTEIRRLLDLMPASGRMVTKIVSKPQQSKVIDSPFPLPWNQERPVFINFDLWRRLSQPQRDLLLLWMVSWLTGVKWFKPDIYQGVVLAGLLGSVVELVQGDAVGVVVAGGLSTIAGTRIWRNNRSSQSQLDADEAAIRIAQRRGYNEAEAARYLLSAIETAAKIEGRSSLDFKELIRCQNLRAIAGLSPVGVPENFKDSME; this is encoded by the coding sequence ATGGAGCCAACAACTGAAATTCGCCGCTTATTAGATTTAATGCCTGCTTCTGGTCGGATGGTTACCAAAATTGTCAGCAAGCCGCAGCAGTCTAAGGTAATTGATAGTCCCTTTCCACTGCCTTGGAATCAAGAGCGTCCTGTATTTATTAATTTCGATTTGTGGCGTCGGCTTTCTCAGCCGCAACGAGACTTACTGCTTTTGTGGATGGTTAGCTGGCTAACAGGTGTTAAATGGTTTAAACCGGATATTTATCAAGGTGTAGTGCTGGCGGGACTTTTGGGATCGGTAGTGGAATTGGTTCAGGGTGATGCAGTCGGTGTGGTAGTGGCTGGGGGATTGAGTACGATCGCTGGTACTCGCATCTGGCGGAACAACCGCAGTTCCCAATCCCAGTTAGATGCCGATGAAGCCGCAATCCGCATTGCTCAGCGGCGTGGCTACAATGAAGCCGAAGCTGCCCGTTATCTGTTGTCCGCAATTGAAACGGCGGCAAAAATTGAAGGGCGTTCCAGTTTGGATTTTAAGGAATTGATTCGTTGCCAAAATTTACGGGCGATCGCTGGACTTTCGCCGGTAGGAGTTCCAGAAAATTTCAAAGATAGTATGGAGTAG
- a CDS encoding alkaline phosphatase PhoX, translating to MKLKRRNLLLFLGGSAGAIALGALVSRGKKFSMPFTNPTLQTSSQPGENFSFQPIKGPMPLETSGVTPAQQIEQYSTYEVIDDLLLPEGFSYEVIATWGDKVGDSRFGYNNDYLSFVETGENQGYLTVNFEYISALPWIQTYQQVIGKSLPLKQVQAAIQHASAGSEINAYAMPDKDPLKVQVQEICKEALLDQGIGVISVRQTAGSWERTNSKADRRISGVSGLEDGRYLQATGPAVAVFRKQQGQGYIDGLGDRIIGSFGNCAGGTTPWGTVLSAEENFQAQVPEAVYADGTSFDPSERAFALDDEELYGQGNVFGLAGNKYGWIVEVDPANPSDYGTKHTWLGRYRHEAVGVRVVAGKQLAFYSGCDRRGGHIYKFVSRDQVLNPQDKANSQLLQHGLLYAAKFNPDGTGNWIPLQADTPVNPDLPSNIEGNLIGLPLRNGAQAASVLSSVGGDFEAKTEAQIKQFKQQYKNLGSLYSGNAEEKQGAILIDAHYAANAVGATCTARPEDTEIAPDGSLYITFTSGSPGDEGGPDKRIFKGPNGETPYEYGWVMRLTEDSNEPAALSFRWQMLAMGGEPAAGGAGFSNPDNLLIDRSGHLWVVTDIAGGKHNKALNSRVDQQGKPASLSGLFSNNSIWFIPTNGAEAGKAYLFGMGPMECETTGPCFTANQQTLFLSVQHPGEVNGVRKNGASEARELAITTTEGKEFKQIRQVPIGSNWPSKSPNAPPKPSVVAIQPNRKYT from the coding sequence ATGAAGCTCAAGCGTCGGAATTTATTACTGTTTCTGGGCGGGAGTGCGGGTGCGATCGCCCTCGGAGCGCTAGTTTCCCGGGGGAAAAAGTTCTCCATGCCGTTTACCAATCCCACGCTACAGACATCTTCTCAGCCAGGAGAGAACTTTTCATTTCAACCAATTAAAGGACCGATGCCCCTGGAAACCTCTGGCGTTACACCGGCTCAACAGATTGAGCAATACAGCACTTATGAAGTAATTGATGACCTGTTGCTGCCGGAGGGGTTTAGCTATGAAGTTATCGCTACTTGGGGCGACAAAGTGGGTGATTCTCGCTTTGGTTACAACAACGATTATTTATCTTTTGTGGAGACCGGAGAGAATCAGGGATATCTGACAGTTAATTTTGAATATATTAGCGCCCTCCCCTGGATTCAGACGTATCAGCAAGTGATTGGCAAGTCACTGCCGTTGAAACAGGTGCAGGCGGCAATTCAGCATGCTAGTGCTGGAAGTGAAATTAATGCTTATGCTATGCCAGACAAAGACCCACTAAAAGTCCAAGTTCAAGAGATTTGTAAAGAAGCGCTGCTAGACCAGGGAATTGGAGTAATTTCAGTTCGCCAAACAGCAGGAAGTTGGGAGCGCACCAACTCTAAAGCAGATCGGCGGATCAGTGGCGTATCTGGATTAGAAGATGGGCGTTATCTTCAAGCAACGGGTCCGGCAGTAGCTGTGTTTCGCAAACAGCAAGGACAGGGTTACATTGATGGGTTAGGCGATCGCATCATCGGTTCTTTTGGTAATTGTGCCGGTGGAACCACGCCTTGGGGTACGGTTTTAAGTGCGGAAGAAAACTTTCAAGCGCAGGTGCCGGAAGCAGTATATGCCGATGGCACATCCTTTGACCCAAGTGAGCGAGCTTTTGCTCTAGATGATGAGGAATTGTACGGTCAGGGAAATGTTTTTGGTTTAGCTGGGAACAAGTACGGCTGGATTGTGGAAGTTGACCCTGCTAACCCAAGTGACTATGGCACTAAACATACGTGGTTGGGACGTTATCGCCATGAAGCAGTTGGTGTGCGCGTTGTAGCTGGTAAACAGCTAGCTTTTTATTCCGGGTGCGATCGCCGAGGCGGACACATTTACAAATTTGTCAGTCGCGATCAAGTCCTCAACCCGCAAGACAAAGCCAATTCACAGTTATTACAACATGGCTTGCTCTACGCTGCTAAATTCAACCCGGATGGCACTGGTAACTGGATTCCTTTGCAAGCAGATACACCCGTTAACCCAGATTTACCCAGCAACATTGAGGGCAACCTGATCGGACTACCGCTACGTAATGGCGCTCAAGCAGCATCCGTTTTATCTTCAGTCGGTGGTGACTTTGAAGCCAAAACTGAGGCGCAGATTAAACAGTTCAAGCAGCAATACAAAAATTTAGGCAGCCTTTATAGCGGCAATGCCGAAGAAAAACAAGGCGCGATTCTGATTGATGCTCACTACGCTGCCAATGCCGTCGGCGCTACCTGTACTGCTCGTCCAGAAGATACGGAAATAGCGCCAGATGGCTCTCTCTACATTACCTTCACTTCGGGTTCTCCAGGCGACGAGGGGGGACCAGACAAACGCATTTTCAAAGGTCCCAACGGTGAAACACCCTACGAGTATGGCTGGGTGATGCGTTTGACTGAAGATAGCAATGAACCCGCTGCCCTAAGTTTCCGCTGGCAAATGCTAGCAATGGGAGGCGAGCCAGCCGCTGGTGGGGCGGGTTTTTCTAACCCGGACAACTTGTTAATTGACCGCAGTGGTCATCTATGGGTAGTCACTGACATAGCTGGCGGCAAACACAACAAAGCGCTTAACAGTCGTGTCGATCAGCAGGGTAAACCGGCAAGCTTATCAGGTTTATTTAGCAATAATTCTATTTGGTTTATTCCGACTAATGGAGCAGAGGCGGGGAAAGCATATCTTTTTGGAATGGGACCGATGGAGTGTGAAACGACAGGTCCCTGCTTCACTGCAAATCAGCAGACTCTGTTCCTCTCAGTTCAGCACCCAGGGGAAGTTAACGGAGTCCGCAAAAATGGGGCATCAGAAGCTCGTGAATTGGCAATTACTACCACTGAAGGTAAAGAATTTAAACAAATTCGCCAAGTCCCCATTGGCTCTAACTGGCCCAGTAAAAGCCCCAATGCTCCACCTAAACCGAGTGTTGTTGCCATTCAACCTAACCGCAAGTACACCTAG
- a CDS encoding Crp/Fnr family transcriptional regulator, translated as MVISAPTPSLSPITQRVFSRHDLIPPRQDILWRIERGVVRTVTWSEQGSLITLGYWGAGDVVGHALTRVLPYQIECLTSVETSILPSELWYQTVDAMLSHIQQAEELLSIVHRKPVSLRLWQFLLWLSQKFGRDVDQGRLIDLGVTHQEMAEVINTTRVSVTRMLQQFEEEGILLRHQRRLILAFNKLSE; from the coding sequence ATGGTAATTTCTGCACCGACTCCAAGCCTCTCCCCGATTACCCAACGGGTGTTTAGCCGCCATGATTTAATTCCGCCACGGCAAGACATCTTGTGGCGAATTGAGCGCGGAGTAGTTCGTACTGTAACCTGGAGTGAGCAAGGTTCATTGATAACATTGGGATACTGGGGTGCGGGAGATGTCGTTGGTCATGCCCTAACTCGAGTCTTGCCTTACCAGATTGAGTGTTTGACAAGTGTAGAAACGAGCATTCTGCCATCTGAATTGTGGTATCAGACCGTAGATGCTATGTTATCACATATACAGCAAGCAGAAGAACTTCTAAGTATTGTTCACCGGAAACCAGTTTCCCTGCGGTTGTGGCAATTCCTGCTGTGGTTAAGTCAGAAATTTGGGCGTGACGTTGACCAAGGAAGGCTAATTGACTTAGGGGTAACCCATCAAGAAATGGCAGAGGTAATAAATACCACACGAGTTTCCGTGACCCGGATGTTGCAGCAGTTTGAGGAGGAAGGGATATTACTAAGACACCAGCGGCGATTAATCCTTGCATTTAACAAGCTGAGCGAGTAA